The Cyclopterus lumpus isolate fCycLum1 chromosome 1, fCycLum1.pri, whole genome shotgun sequence sequence cacacacacactcaaacacacaaaaacaaatgtgaaagtACAGGGTTAGAATTGGTACAATAAACACTGAGTGGAGTCACGTGTGTTTACTCAGTTTAAAGAGCATGTTGGATCCCGTTACTGACTTATGTGCACCAGTGTATATTTCACTCCACaaacaagacaaaataaatatagttgttgtcatattatttactttgttttatggctgcgtgtgtgtatgaACTGGTATAACTGTGTGTGCAAGTTAATCTTTTTCATGGGAGTAGGAGACATTTCTACTCTTTGGAAACGTAAAATACAGCAATATTTTCTCATCATGcatattttgtttatattttattttgtttccataGTGTCTTTGAAGCTCTGCTCTCTATCCCTTATCATCTATCAGCGTTGTCTTGACTTCACGCTGACAAAAGGTCTCTATTTAAAGGGAAATTCCAGTTTAGGACAACTTTGTCGCTTATTAACAGTTTTGTTCACATTGGTAATGATGTGTATGAATAATGTGCATGATTCTTGAGATTTCTATGAcattacaaaaaaagtcagcGATGAGGATCTGACAAACAGTCAGATGATTAGAAACAAACCTCCCTGGTTAGTCTcttaaaacaaagacaaacatccAAATGAACTATCTGTTGTAATCTACCACAGTTTAAAGTCCAACTTCCTCGTTCAACTTTGATCTACTGTACTTCACAAATAAAGGTCATTACTGACATTGTAGGTGTACATACTGTCATGTGTACCTCAAAGTGAAGTGGTTTAGTGGATCTGGCGAACAGCTTGTGTTTCTCTGCCTGTTGGACTCTATTATAGTGAGCTCACCAtgttcccagatctcagcaGTTGCTTTTGTGATTACAAGGTTATTATAAACGATGGAAATGATGatcaaaactacaaaaataagaCCCAACAGTAATTATGTTGTCATTGTAGGGTATTTATGGGAATATAAACTGCCTCTTCTAAAAATCTAGCTTCAACAAGTTTGCTTCATTAGATGAGCTGACGCGAGGAAACTGATTGTGATGAAGCAGAAATCTTTAGGAAAGTCAATCTGCCAGACTGCAGCTCAGAAACTATAGCAGTAGGAGTAAGCTTTCACAACAGATGTTCAGGCCCTGCTTATAGCTAACAGGAATCTGCAGTGATTGTGCATTTCTTGTCTGCATCTCTGTCTATAACAGAGTCAACAGTCGTAGATTTGAGATGGGACAGATTCCAAGAAACTTATATGTGAAAGCTTCTTTTCTTCCCACAATTTTGTTTGCTTCTTTCACTTTTCAGTTTCATGAGTACATTTCTTAACCACAGAATCCCACAAACTGAAAGCACAGAGCAGCAAATGCTTAAGAACGTGTTTGATAAGTGAAACGTGCAAACGTTACCTTATGGCAAATATGGTCAGCTCGTTTGTGTGAGGCTGCAGGGTAGATTTTCGTCTTAATTTAGACAGTTTCAGTAAGCCCAGCTGCTCCTGGttccagagaaacacacacaaacttagtTCTTTGAAATCCTCCCCCACACTTTTGTTTTCACACTtaatgacaaaaacataaacCGCATTTCCCCTAAAGCCAGCACAAAGACTTAAAAACTAACTTAGGGAAATAGAGAGCTCTGGTAGACAACTAGCCACCAGTGGCCAGGCATGTTCTCTGTTGCTTGATCTTGTCTGATATGCTGTTACTGCTGGCCTTTGATGCTGGTCAAGTGATAATCAGGGGAACTACAGCATTTCTGGGTCACTGAAACTAGGAATGACTCAGTTAAACTGAAAAAACAGCATTTACTTGTGCATCTTTGTCGAGACAGCAAAGTGTGACATGACGCAGCTTATTAAGATCATTTCTTTGTATTCTCTTATAAGCACCATAAATGCATTTGATATGGCCCTATCGGGTCATGGTGTCTCTGCTTATAACGATTGTGGGCTATCAAAGTTTAACGCAATAAATTTCAACCTATGTCATATCTATTGTAAAGCTAATTGTATTGTGCGATGGTAAAAACCTACTAATCTCCAGGCCGTTGAATGACTGTCTGACAGTGAATATGCCCGAGTCAGCAGGATGGCATCTTTGACTGGCGAAGAGCCAAAGCATTTAAGCCTGCAGCACCTCTCTCCATATTGTTCTGCCACACAACAAAACCAGGGCCTGCATTGCAAAATATAGCTAAGAGCTGCAAACAGACGGGGCAGGTCAGGGGGCTGCTGGTGTACAAGTTGTTCAGTCACGCTAACATTTCTCTGCTTCTATTCGGGTTAgatttgttgtgttgtgctaTATCTTGACCAATGACCAGCAAGGAGGAGGCCGGATTGTTTGATACCATGACGACAGCTGCTTCAGAGGTGGGTTAGTGTCTGTCAAGACTCTCTGAActactgtttttgttgtgttgggCATTTTCTTACATTGTGGTAAAAGGATTTggtaaaacaacatttaaaatgtgactgCTACAGGAAAATGAGGTTGACGATATAAGGTCCAGacaggaaaaagaggagaaactGATCCTGACAGCCTGGCAAAGCATGGTGAGTACACAAAGAAAGAACATCCATATAACTGTGTCCCGAAAGACTTTCAATACATTTCAATGAAGTGCTGTTTATCAGACGTACATGAAAGTTAAAAAGATTTGTAGGATCGTAAAAACCCACAACCGTGGAGCTTCATCTGGCGGGTGGATCATTCACAATatccctcactggcttcccatATGCAAGCCACGTACAAGAATTGAGCCTCGGTCTTATTTTACCATTTCAAATTGTATTAGgtgtttggaaatgttttttgttttcttgtaaGGCTGTTGTGGCTCTAATGGCAAGTGTTGCACTCTATCTTCATGCTGGTATCGTGGTGGTAGTATAGTAGCAGAAGTAGCAGCACTCATTATTATTTGTGATAGCAGGTCTTTGTCCCGTGTGGTTAACAGACCTAAATTATAGTACGATAGTGTTTTCACTAACAGCTGACAGTTGCGTTTGACTCATGCAGTCTTCAGCTCTGCGGCAGCACAGTCTGTGTAAGGATTTCAGAACTCCAGGcccggctcagtctttcctggCCAAGCAGAGGCAGGCCACCCAGGCCAGAAGAGCACTCTCACCCTGGCTGCAGCCCCGGTAGGAGCCTCCATCCGCAGGGAGAAATGAAGGAGCTCAGCCCACTCATGGGCATGCTGGGAGGCCAGGTTGTGGAAGAAGGTCTTCATTTTCTGtactttgttttcattgaatTACTGTCTGTACTCTCTTTGGTTTGCTGATATCACCTCCTGGTGGTCAATGTTGGAATCTGGAGTAATATTTGTGATTCCATATGAAAACTAAATAGTAAGTGCCATAAAtcacaatttgtatttgttttataccTAAATGTGGGCTTGTCAATAAGATTATCTTCTTCATTccttattatataatatttatacaGATATTTGTACAGATAAGATACAGAAATAATGCAAAATGGTTGTGTtatctcatttgttttattcaataGTTATTTAAATTAAGTACAACAGgtaattcattaaaaatcattttatttacagttaTATTTTATGAGCCAatagaagaaaataaagtgaataaagaAAACTGTAGctcattttatgtgttttagcACCATTTTCAAAGTCCAAACTTTGGTTAATGCTAAAATACTAGTACAGACTTCAGGCAATAAATTGATATTCTTCAATATAATGTGCAGACAACTGGAAAACTGGAAATTGGTCTCCTCTCCTTTGTACACGTATAGCTTTGACATGTTTAGCCTAGATTAGCACAATGACTGAAAGTAGAGGGACATACCTAGCTTAGCTCTGCCAACGGTTCCTTTAAACAACTCCAAAGCTGTCTCACTGTGTTGTAGTTACTGTATTTAACaatcagagaaaagaaaacggaGCAGCTGGTTTAATTACTAAGAAGGTAGCTTAATTATTAAGCTAACTGCCACATGGCACCTCCAAAGTCCTGTTTCATGGTGAAGTTCTCGGCTTATAAGACAACACTGAACTAATATGGATGCCTTGTGTGTAGTTTGCTAGATACTAAGATACAACATAAagaaactttttatttttattttccttttccgATGGAGGCCAAACTCCCTCTGCATCTTGTCTTGGGGCTAAGCTAGACTAAATGTGATAAAACTAGTTTAGCGCAATTTAGCGAAAACATCTGAATTAAATAAACAGAGATAAGTATTTTTCTTCTCACAGACTCAGTGAGAGCACAGATCTTCCCAAAATGTACCTTTAAATACCAACATGTTCTTCCCAGTTCCCAGAAATGTAGTACAGTTCACATTTGACTTTCAGACACCATCAGTTAAAAAGGAgggtaatatataatattatattataatatttgaaAATATGGGGGAGCTGTTGCTTTCTTTAACATATGTGTTAAGTCTTCAGTAAAAGTGCTGCAGATTCAAAGTAAAAGTGGCAGCACAGTTTTGTATCTATGACTAATTGCCCTGGTGAAAACAAGAACAGGGTTTCAAACAGCCAAAGGTTCATGAGAATATCACAACCCATCGTCCACCTAAGACCCAGTGAGCTCTGATCCCATGCTCACACTGCGAAAGCGCTGACGCTCGTCATAAGACGGCACGGTGAGGAAGGACATTTTGTTTCCACCAAAGGGAGGTTTGGGAATAGCGGGCACGGCTCTGTTCTGGTTGATAGCCGGCTGGGAGCTGCAGTGCTCCAGACTGGAGTGGGCAGTTGGGTGAAACAGGAAGGCAGAGGGGTGACAGGAGGGGAAGGAAATGGCGGAGGCTGATTGGGTGGAAGTCTCTTTTGAGgactgggggggaggagggagcagtGAGGCTGGAACTTGGGTCTCCCCcactttccctctttcctccctctgccACTCTTCCACACTCATCCCCTCCACTGCTCTCACTCCCTTCTTCTCATTGGCAGCAGGGTGCCCTCCTCGCCTCTCCTGCTGCTCCGCTCCAAACTGAATCTCCAGCAGAGGCGTTCTAGCGCTCTTCTCCTCCCTGAAACTGCACACGGTGCTCTGTGTTTCCAGCCCCAGCCCTGACGGCAGAGACCCACCTTTACCTATTTTACCActttcatcatcctcatcatcgcTGGTGCATAGGTCAATGCTGGGAGAGTGGCGTAGCCTCTGGAGTTGTGCTGAGGTGCGGCGAAGGGCCCCTCCCATTAAGCCGGTGGGGGAAGGAGCCACTTTGAGCAGGCGGTTGAAGAGGGCCATGTTGGGGTGATGACCGCCTGACTCCTCCAGGTTCTCAGCAATGTCCTCCAGAGGCTGGAAGTGCATCTCCTCTTTAGGGATTCTGTTGAGAAAAATCATTTTACCTCTTATTTTCAGATTATTTCACACTACTTTCACTTTCATCACCCACACTTTCCCACCTAGTGGGGGATTCAAACTGAAAGTATCACAGTCACAGGTCGAGCACACGTAGAGCGTGAAGATAAAAGCCAGAGACTTACGCCATGTCGAAAGTGGACCCCTGGAAGGAGGGTTTGCGGAGGACAAAGAGAGTGGCGGCGGTGTAGGGGGGTCTGGGGTTGGAATCATTCCAGTAGCGATCTCTCTCCATCATCGGCAGATCACCATACATCTCGTCCACCGCCATCATGGACACCTGCAGAGGAAAtcgcaaacagacacacacagtaaatataCAGACAAAGGAGTTACAGTTATATTGAACTTAAATAAAGACATGACAGTAAAGCTAATTTCAGCCAAACAGCATTAACATTGAGAGACCTGGAAATTTCTGTCTATTAGCCAGTTGGTCTCAAAGTCATCGTCATCTTCTCCAAAAGGGTTGATCAGCTGCTCTGCAACCTTCAGAagacagaaaatgtaaatagCTAACAACATAAATCATTGATTTTATCTTTGTATCATGCTCGGCTATCACAGCAGATGGTATGTGACCCTCTCTCTGACCTTGAGCCAGCCAGCGTAAAAGAAGAACTGCAGCAGGGTGAAGATGGGTACGTAGAGGTCGAGGTCATGACCTGGATAGCCTTGATTGGGGTCCAGGAACTGGCGACCAATCAGACACACCAGGAAAAAACTGTACACGGCCAACGTCACCACCTGTGGGAAAGATGGAGGCAATTGGTGACATGATActatttttcattcatatttttatttgtgtattggTGCTGAAGCATAGTCGAGGTTGATGGAGGATGTTTCCcagatgttgtgtgtttgatgttggATGCCGGCCATTTTATCTACCgagataattgttttgtttacattcctcctgatgcaaataataacaaatgttattgcttataatgacaataaactgtccttgaatccttgaatgTGGACATATTGAAAATCACAgtactttaaaaatataatatgtaatgcAAGAAGTTAGTAAAGAATGACTTTGGAGTTTAGCTAATTGCTTTTTAAAGTGAAGAATAGTTGTTTTTTGAAGATACATTTCTGCATCTATCTGACTTATAATAGTTAAAGATAACTTTCCATAATCATGCTCAAGCAATAAAACTTGTCTCACAGGTGCCACTAATAGCCTGGGCGTT is a genomic window containing:
- the LOC117735877 gene encoding protein Hook homolog 3-like, yielding MTSKEEAGLFDTMTTAASEENEVDDIRSRQEKEEKLILTAWQSMSSALRQHSLCKDFRTPGPAQSFLAKQRQATQARRALSPWLQPR
- the best2 gene encoding bestrophin-2; protein product: MTVTYTARVANARFCGFSKLLLAWKGSIYKVLYKEFLAFFAMYTAISITYRFFLYDDQKRYFEKLAIYCNHYASLIPMSFVLGFYVTLVVNRWWSQYTSIPLPDRLMCILSGGLQGTDERGRLLRRTMMRYTSLSALLILRSVSTAVFKRFPTMDHVVEAGFMSREERKKFEGLHSPYNKYWIPCVWFTNLAAAARCEGRIKDDHTLKLLLEELNAFRGKCSMLFHYDMISVPLVYTQVVTLAVYSFFLVCLIGRQFLDPNQGYPGHDLDLYVPIFTLLQFFFYAGWLKVAEQLINPFGEDDDDFETNWLIDRNFQVSMMAVDEMYGDLPMMERDRYWNDSNPRPPYTAATLFVLRKPSFQGSTFDMAIPKEEMHFQPLEDIAENLEESGGHHPNMALFNRLLKVAPSPTGLMGGALRRTSAQLQRLRHSPSIDLCTSDDEDDESGKIGKGGSLPSGLGLETQSTVCSFREEKSARTPLLEIQFGAEQQERRGGHPAANEKKGVRAVEGMSVEEWQREERGKVGETQVPASLLPPPPQSSKETSTQSASAISFPSCHPSAFLFHPTAHSSLEHCSSQPAINQNRAVPAIPKPPFGGNKMSFLTVPSYDERQRFRSVSMGSELTGS